The stretch of DNA atgaacgcgttcatatgagtataCAAGTTtagatttgacacttacttttttttgtatatatattgtgcatATTGTAGACCGGGAAAACGACGGCTTCTGTGAATTCCTAAAATGGAATCTGATTTCTAACGGCGTTTCGCTCAAACGTGAAAAACTCATTCTGAAACCGCCGCGTTGCATCGGCTGGTTGCAATTGCAAAGGTTGTCGGAAGTAAATACCGGTCGCGGTTCGCCTGCACGTTggattttctctctcacaaAGCGGCTAAAGAGAATGTAATAGATAGTCACGTTTAAACGGAGGCTGAAACTCTTTCGGAACTTGTAGTATCCTACTTACGCGATTATCATTTCCGATTTTGTATACTCGTTTGTATGCGTATGTTGTAGCTTTTCGAATAATCGGAGTTCGATGAACTTTGATGCAATGATTTTACAGTGTATCCAATAATTTCTACTCGATAatcattcttatattttaattaagatagatgtggttttattttttactatttaaataaaataaaaaatacagcaAAAATTGTGATTCTTGATGTGTTTTTCGATTTAtagtcaaattaatttaaattcaatttctattttaatgacacataaaacataaaaaagttgtaatcatttttgattgattttcgaattgatttattctatttacaaattgtttttagcATTATCGTATCAGAACTATTAACTCTTTGATAAAGCACGAGTCGATTGCAGGTGACGATGTGGACGATTTTGCTGTTACTAATCTCTACGTCTTCGTCATGGAGTCAGGTGATAAACAGGGCGCCCCATTTCGTTCAAGGTGGGGACATGGCCAGGTTGGCCGTGTCGGAGGGCACACCGCCTGGTGCTCCCGTTTACACCCTTCAGGGAGAAGATCCTGAAGAATCTAAATTACATTACTCGATCAGCGGCGAGTATTTTACTGTGAACAGAGAGACCGGTGTCGTGATCCTGAGGAAAGCCTTGGATAGAGAGGTGCAAGATCTCATCGAGGTCATCATTAGTATAACAGGTAGAACgctatatttatacaatctaatctattatataatagtagtCATTCTATATAtgcatctctttttctttacaatcTTCTTTTGTatcaatataatcttataaagtaaaaaaataattaagattttgtATAAacctaaataattaaaaaaattaataagatttcttTTACATGTCTCTTTGTGAATAcgtatacaattaaatatctttaatataaattagatgcttaaattattagaattatctaTTTCTCATTCATCTGTGATCaatgagagaaaattaattcaatttagaTTTCGATTTAAATTGGACGAAACTTGCATTTCAGACGAAGGTATCGCGGGATCGGAACCCAATACGGTGTCTCTTCGTCGCGAAATAGCGGTGCTTGACGAAAATGACAATCCACCGGTGTACCATGACCGTCCGTACGCGGCCAGAGTGCCGGAAAGCGCGCACGTGGGTGGCCTGTTGCTTCCTTCGAATACGATTATCATCACGGATCGAGATGGCGGTGTCAATGCCGATGTGCACGTGCAGTGCGTCGCGGCATCGCGCGATGATGACGTCTGCGAAGTCTTCGATATCTCTACAGAaaaggtaattaatttaataagaaaatatacaatgtaaaataagCCAATTgctaagaaaattaaattatgccaataaaattataattaattatatatatgtatttgaatttatatctatatatatatatatattatacttttttagtttatttatttaaaatacttttttgtctcaaaaagaaaaaaaattaactgaatgAAAATTATCAGTATATTAAGTGATTGCAATGGCTTCTTTCAGCTCGCTGAAGGAAAATATGATGTGCAGATCACGTTAGCAAAACCGTTAGATTATGAGAGGAGGAActcgtatttaattaatctactTGCTGTCGACGGAGCTAGTGATCCATCTAAAAGATTGCAGGCTAGAGCGACCGTTGCCGTTGACGTTCTTGACGTTCAGGTAAGTAGGTCTCGATCGTCACTGAAATAACCGCTACATAATTGGCGATGGTCATACATTGGATAATAACGTCATTTGCGATAAAATTAGCAGAGAATCATCAACTAGTTATTCAATCTCTGCCTGTCAGTACGAATATTATCAAGTGGATATTTAGGTCACGAGTACTAACCTTTAACACTTATTCGAGCCAAAATAGtctgtcaattttatttttgtgtcaCAGTTTTCGCTATTgaacatatgtatgtaatctttcaattttattcacctgttttttattaattcctaaattgaagaaaaaagcaggtcaaatttaatttatggatgtataagagaaataaataaaatttaatcgattaataattgtgaaacaaagtaaaattatgaaactaattatataattataataattcagtgagattataattttatgtcaatttttaaatataacaacaaCGATGCTAAGTTGAAAGATATCAGACTTATGAGAATAATTTCCTCTTTGAAGCGCgcgcgttattattattattccttcttattaaaaatttatcgcgcAGGATCAACCACCTGTTTTCCTGAATGCGCCTTATAGCGCAGCGCTTCCGGAGAACACCGCAGCTAGTCATACGGTTGTGATAGTGCGAGCTCGCGACGGTGACACGGGCCAGTCTAGGAATTTGCTGTTGACATTGGAGGACGAGGATGCGGGCCACTTCGATCTCGAGATGTCCCGCGAGGGTGACGTAACCGTCGGCAAGCTGATGACGACCAACGTGTCGCTCGATCGCGAAGATCCCAGGATCTTGCAGAACGGCGGCATTTATACCTTCCAAATCAAGGCTACCGAGCTGATCAACAACGAGATACCAGCTGACATTGCGACGTCGATTGTCACGATCGTTGTTACGGATGTGGACGACCTCGTGCCCGTTTTCAATGAGGATTACTTCAGCATCAAGATCTCCGAGGACATCGGGAAGGACACTCCTCTACCAGgtcattaaaacatttaaaagtcATGTCAGTCTAATTAGTTACAACGTTAAatgctcgaaaaaaaaatgtatcaatatatttacgatattttttttattatcattttctttacttttttcattaacCGTTTATAAGACAGAGAAATTTAACGAAATCTATCCTTTTCTTTCTACGATTCAAGAAGAGCTTTTGTTTGACAACATCGTGATTAAGCAGGTCTGAATATGATTGTGAGCGACGGTGACGTGGGCGACAATGCAAAGTATTTCCTGGCGTTGCGAGATGTGCCGAGATATTCTGGAATCAGCAAAGCATTCACCGTTAGTCCCGAAGAGGCTCAGGGTCGAGTACCAGTAGTGATCAAGGCTAAGGACGTCAGCGTTCTCGATTATGATGTTAAAGACCCCGCGAAAAGAGAACTTGAATTTGACGTCGTCGCGACTGTAGCGAATGAAGTGGTCAGCACAATTttgattcaaatttttataattaaaaatgttttacatgacgtagaatatatttaataaattagttatttaacatataattaatataacaaaagttataaataatttttaaatattggtTTAAAGATAGTTTGTTAAATAAggtttctattttaattaaacaataattaaggCAATATTTTGTGTAAGATATCTCGctgattattttgtttaaaacagtttttacACTTTATGCTGCAGGTGGCAACTTCCAGAGTGCACATCCAGCTTTTAGACGCCAACGATCATAGCCCTGAGTTTTCTCAGTCGGTCTATAAATTGTTAGTCTCGGAAGACGCAGAACCCGACACTCGTTTCGGTGACGTTTACGCCAAGGATTACGACAGCGGTTCCTTCGGCGAGTTAACGTATACCCTACGGGGTTTCGGCGCCGATAAATTCAGGACTGATCTCCAGAAGGGTGGAATATTTGTGGCGAAGAAATTGGATTACGAGACGCAAAAGTCTTATTCTTTGACGATGGAGGCGAAGGACGGCGGCGGTCGAGTATCCGCCGTCAATATCCTCATCGAGCTCGACGATGTTAACGATAACAAACCGATGTTCGAGCAGGTGGAATATTCCAGAACAGTTCGCGAAGGTGCTACCAGCTTCGACCCGCAAATGTTTGTCCGGGCGACCGACATTGACGGGCCAATGCAGGGCAACGGAAGAATCTTGTACTCGATTAGACGACACAATAGTATAACAGATGATATCTTCAAGGTTCGTTATCGAAGCgtcttttattagaaattgataatttataaatttagtttatatttaaagtacacatttatatatttattttatatttaataataaaattctttgttcaaagtaatatttaatattaattaatattggaaatttaataaattttaaattaatatttaaatattaatcatattcaaaattgaactaatttttattaaacatacattagctttattttaagtaacataaattataatttattatgcataacatagtatattacacataacactttacaaataataataaatattaatataaaataaatatatatatatataaatattaattaatatatttacgtagtgtattatattataattgatattgctTAATAGCTTGtgtgttataaataatgtatcgttttattgatattttgttcCATAAGCTTATAAAATACagattaaagaaaatgtgATTGTtgaactttataatataattaaatattatctctgaacgtttatattttattttttaatataaaatttacagatTAATTCAGACTCGGGTGAAGTAACCATCTCGAAACCAGTTCGTTCTGGCGACACCGAGAGAGGCATTTACGAATTAATAATCCACGCGACGGATGTCGGAGCACCACCATTATACTCTGAAGCGAAGTTATTTGTTCGGGTTGGTGTCCCTGGGAACCAAAAACCCATCTTCCGAGGAAATTACAAGTCGAATCTACCAGGTCCCAGTACTTATCGAGCGAGACTCTTGGAAAACGCGTCTCCCGGAACGGAAGTCATTCGGGTAGTCGCGAATGATCCTGATGGAAGAGACAATTTGCTGCAATATTACATCGCGTCTGGTTCTAAAGATAATTTTGTCATTGATTCCAGgtgtgatatatatttgaataatccAAGTATTACATGCGtagttttctttctttcgcttTTCCCGCTATTTTTTAATCCgcaagatttaataaaataaaatgaaataaagatccatattaataatagttaattataagtactaataattattattattattataattttattagttattaataactaataaaattttggttaaAGTTCTGGCATTATAACTGTGTCACCTGATGCCCGTTTGGATTTGGAGACCGGCGGTGAAAAATACGAAGTTATCGTATACGCTGTTGATTCCGGTACACCTGTCAAAGAAACTGCCACTACTACCGTGACAGTGAATATCATAGATGTGAATAATAAGCCACCGATGTTCAACGAATCCACATATCTGGTTTATGTTTCAGAACGTGCAAGCATCGGTGTGTTACTAAGATTAACAttctatttgtattaaataattttattatacatacatctaAGATCTCATTAAAATTGAGACTGAAggtcttgaaatattttatatttaattatagtagataaaagattttaaaaataatttcacgtcAAAGAATAGTTtgcacattaatttaatttgaaatccTGATATTTATCGTACCTGCTGTTATGGTTGTTTTGTgtcatcaaaaattttttacttgcaGGTGAGCCCGTGTTAAAGGCAGTAGCAACTGATCCCGACACGGATGCGTACTTAGAATATTCTCTAGTGGAACCGATAAGAGCTGTCGATAAGACCGGCGTGGCCTTGAAGAGTACAATTTCTTACGATTACAAAACGGCATTTCGTATAAATTCTACCACCGGTTTAATAACTGTTAACCGGATGTTGGATTATCAAGTGGCCGCCGTTGTAATTTTAACGGTGCAGGCACGGGATTTAAATGCCGTCGTCGATAAAGATGATCAAGTGGCGCAGGTGGAAGTGACTATTTATATTCAAGCTTACAGCGATGACAATCCGACGTTCACGAATCCTGGATGGTCGCCGAATAATCCGACGATAAAGATCACTGTTCCGGAAGAACAACCCCTGGGTACGACGCTGTTGATGTTATCGGCGAAAGAGCCGACAACCGGATATCCGGTTCAAAGGTTCGAATTGGTGAGAGAGAGCGACGACGAAAGTTATGTCAATGTGGGCGTACAGAGTGGCAACGTTGTACTGAGCAAGAGGCTGGATTACGAGGAGCTGAATCAGAAAGTgagaaatattatgatttagaCAATATTACTTTAGTAAATAAagaaactgtaaaaataagaaaattttgcgataaaaaattccattaaattactgataattaaaattaaaattttaatctcctTTCCAGTCTATTCGCTTCAAAGTGCGAGCACTCGCTAGAGACTACGATATAACGCGAAAGATGTCGGAGGCTAACGTAATCGTCGATATTCACGATATTAACGATAACAGTCCAACTTTCACTCAGAAAGACTATAAAATTTCCATATTGGAGTCGGCGAAGCCTTCGAAAATCGTACTAAATGTGAAAGCGATGGATATGGATAGCTCTAACACCGAGGAGGAAATTCAAAGAGGATATGGTGAAGTCAGATACTCTTTGACAGGTGAAAATGCCAATCTATTCGAGGTGGATCCCGTAACGGGTAATGTTCAGGTAAAAATCTTCCATTAGCCTCagtaattatctaatttaaattctgTAACATAAAGcatatcaaagaaaataatatccaaagatattctaaaaattaacatttaagataataaaactaaaacatttaaaagacgtcttattatgttaaatatctcTTAGATagttttcatatttcattaataatttgtagatCGCCATGAACACGACCCTCGACAGAGAGAGACAATCGGTATTGCGTTTTTACGTCGTGGCGTCTGACATGCCACAAGGTGGAGCCGAGCAACGAAGCAGTCGAGTCTTGGTGACGATCGATGTCCTCGATGTGAATGACAACGCTCCTAGCTTCGAACAGGAATCGTACACCGCGGTGATACCGGAAAACGCACCGGTGAGAATCAGCGTGGTGAACATTACGGCTACCGATCCAGATGAAGGCGTAGGCGGGGTGATTTACTTCGAGATTATCGACGAAGGTGAAGCCAACggtaagtttaaataaatatgatattaatttagtatatatttttttaaatatataaatagacaacatgtaagattaaaaaataaaaaattatttacatagttttttttaagagaaatacTTTTGTcatacattgtaaaaaaagagaaaatttattgtaaagtaATCTcttctctttgtctctttctgattataagaaatattaaatgcaatatattaatatctcttacataaattacaaagaTTTTTCAAAGTCAAGAGTTTGAAAAGCGATAAGAAAGCtttgatataattcaaaatattaattgcgaCTTGCATTGATCGTTTCCAGGACTGTTCAAAATAAATCACACGACTGGCGAGATTTATTCGGCACGAGCACTGACAGGTAAAGGAAGAACCGAACCATACAATATGCGAGTGCGAGCGCAGGATGGCGGAAATCCGGCTCTGTACTCGGACGTGAGTCTCGTCCTGTACATCGGCGATGTGGTGAGCAATGACGGCGTGCCGCTATTTATCCGTCCGACGTTAGAAGAAGTAGCCTACATCGCGGAAAACTCCACGATCGGCAGTCCGGTTTTCCAAGTAGTAGCGTCCGATCCCGACGATCCAAATCTGCCGAACGGCAGAATTACCTTCCGCTTCTTGGAGGACGGCAATTTCGGTAAAGACGCAAGCGCCTTTAGAATCAATAGTGACACTGGGCTGATTAGTACGCGAAAGCTGCTCGATCGGGAGACCAAGGACAGTTACACGCTGATCTTGGTCGCTCAAGATCTCGGCGAACCGCCGCAGCAGGCGACCAGAGTACTCCAGGTGATTGTGAACGACATCGACGATCATAAGCCGCACTTCAAGCGCAACCTTGACAGTCCGCCGATCGAGTTGAACGTTCCGGAAGAGATGCGGGTGGGTACCAAGGTCGGTGTGATTGAGGCGATCGACGAAGACATTGGTGAAAACGGGATGATCGATTACGAGATCGTGTATGGGAACGAGGCAAAACTCTTTGTGGTAGAGCGACTGGAAAATAACTCCGCCGTCATCAAATCGAACGGTCGTCTCGATCGAGAAACCACTGAGTTTCATCTACTGGCTGTCAAATGTTTCAAGTATTCTTCCAAGAAGTCAGACGTGGTACCGAAACCCTACAACAGACAGGATCCTTCGGAAAGACAGGTTCTCATCAGAGTACTGGACGTTGATGATAATAAACCACGTTTCAAGAAAGACAACGTGACTTTGGGGGT from Anoplolepis gracilipes chromosome 16, ASM4749672v1, whole genome shotgun sequence encodes:
- the Cad74a gene encoding cadherin-87A, with protein sequence MWTILLLLISTSSSWSQVINRAPHFVQGGDMARLAVSEGTPPGAPVYTLQGEDPEESKLHYSISGEYFTVNRETGVVILRKALDREVQDLIEVIISITDEGIAGSEPNTVSLRREIAVLDENDNPPVYHDRPYAARVPESAHVGGLLLPSNTIIITDRDGGVNADVHVQCVAASRDDDVCEVFDISTEKLAEGKYDVQITLAKPLDYERRNSYLINLLAVDGASDPSKRLQARATVAVDVLDVQDQPPVFLNAPYSAALPENTAASHTVVIVRARDGDTGQSRNLLLTLEDEDAGHFDLEMSREGDVTVGKLMTTNVSLDREDPRILQNGGIYTFQIKATELINNEIPADIATSIVTIVVTDVDDLVPVFNEDYFSIKISEDIGKDTPLPGLNMIVSDGDVGDNAKYFLALRDVPRYSGISKAFTVSPEEAQGRVPVVIKAKDVSVLDYDVKDPAKRELEFDVVATVANEVVATSRVHIQLLDANDHSPEFSQSVYKLLVSEDAEPDTRFGDVYAKDYDSGSFGELTYTLRGFGADKFRTDLQKGGIFVAKKLDYETQKSYSLTMEAKDGGGRVSAVNILIELDDVNDNKPMFEQVEYSRTVREGATSFDPQMFVRATDIDGPMQGNGRILYSIRRHNSITDDIFKINSDSGEVTISKPVRSGDTERGIYELIIHATDVGAPPLYSEAKLFVRVGVPGNQKPIFRGNYKSNLPGPSTYRARLLENASPGTEVIRVVANDPDGRDNLLQYYIASGSKDNFVIDSSSGIITVSPDARLDLETGGEKYEVIVYAVDSGTPVKETATTTVTVNIIDVNNKPPMFNESTYLVYVSERASIGEPVLKAVATDPDTDAYLEYSLVEPIRAVDKTGVALKSTISYDYKTAFRINSTTGLITVNRMLDYQVAAVVILTVQARDLNAVVDKDDQVAQVEVTIYIQAYSDDNPTFTNPGWSPNNPTIKITVPEEQPLGTTLLMLSAKEPTTGYPVQRFELVRESDDESYVNVGVQSGNVVLSKRLDYEELNQKSIRFKVRALARDYDITRKMSEANVIVDIHDINDNSPTFTQKDYKISILESAKPSKIVLNVKAMDMDSSNTEEEIQRGYGEVRYSLTGENANLFEVDPVTGNVQIAMNTTLDRERQSVLRFYVVASDMPQGGAEQRSSRVLVTIDVLDVNDNAPSFEQESYTAVIPENAPVRISVVNITATDPDEGVGGVIYFEIIDEGEANGLFKINHTTGEIYSARALTGKGRTEPYNMRVRAQDGGNPALYSDVSLVLYIGDVVSNDGVPLFIRPTLEEVAYIAENSTIGSPVFQVVASDPDDPNLPNGRITFRFLEDGNFGKDASAFRINSDTGLISTRKLLDRETKDSYTLILVAQDLGEPPQQATRVLQVIVNDIDDHKPHFKRNLDSPPIELNVPEEMRVGTKVGVIEAIDEDIGENGMIDYEIVYGNEAKLFVVERLENNSAVIKSNGRLDRETTEFHLLAVKCFKYSSKKSDVVPKPYNRQDPSERQVLIRVLDVDDNKPRFKKDNVTLGVRLNVPIDTSLITLEAYDADSSALPIKYNMSKISFTSLVDPAMSQKEIPSQLSLNARTGELRTTGSMAGYADGFMEMIISANNSVMPGRETNITVRIFLLRDRDMLKFVFSKPPVEVRKTLEDFEKAVQQALSLPISVNVYDTQFYSKDDNSLDFSSTSSCFQMVGKESYDLNEMRALLTDPKNQELKKVYKAYHVEKVQHCAPIVARADASMTQIWVLTIAVLVGIATIISSCTLCCMHSKYKRQVKHARLRDQPRPPLSYVSSGPAMVSAGSHTTLGQGTMVTLGPHEGPYEWGADTTLYHPSTLGSRT